ataccggtgcggttgctcatatttgtaactcaaagcgggagctgtggaataagcgaagactggcgaaggacgaggtgacgatgcgcgtcgggaatggttccaaggtcgatgtgatcgccgtcggcacgctacctctacatttacctacgggattagttttaaacctcaataattgttatttagtgccatctttgagcatgaacgttgtatctggatctcgtttgatgcgagatggctactcatttaaatccgagaataatggttgttctatttatatgagagatatgttttatggtcatgccccgctggtcaatggtttattcttaatgaatctcgaacgtgatgttacacatattcatagtgtgaatgccaagaaatgtaaggttgataatgatagtcccacatacttgtggcactgccgccttggtcacattagtgtcaaacgcatgaagaaactccatgcagatggacttttggagtctcttgattatgaatcatttgacacgtgcgaaccatgcctcatgggcaaaatgaccaagactccgttctccggaacaatggagcgagcaaccaacttattggaaatcatacatactgatgtgtgcggtccaatgagtgttgaggctcgcggtgcctatcgttatgttctcaccctcactgatgacttgagtagatatgggtatgtctacttaatgaaacacaagtctgagacctttgaaaagttcaaggaatttcagagtgaggttgagaatcaacgtggcaggaaaataaagttcttacgatcagatcgtggaggggaatatttgagtcacgaatttggcacacacttaacgaaatgtggaattgtttcacaactcacgccgcctggaacacctcagcgtaatggtgtgtccgaacgtcgtaatcgcactctattggatatggtgcgatctatgatatctcttaccgatctaccactatcattctggggttatgctttagagactgccgcattcactttaaatagggctccgtcgaaatccgttgagacaacaccgtatgaattatggtttggaaggaaacctaagctgtcgtttcttaaagtttggggatgcgatgcttatgtcaagaaacttcaacctgaaaagctcgaacccaagtcggaaaaatgtgtcttcataggataccctaaggaaaccattgggtataccttctatctcagatccgaaggcaagatcctcgttgccaagaacgggtcctttctggagaaagagtttctctcgaaagaagtaagtgggaggaaagtggaacttgatgagatgacccctctcgaaccagaaagtagcgcagcacaagaaaatgtttccgtggtgcctgcaccgactagagaggaagttaatgatgacgatcatgatcaagttaccactgaacttcgtaggtccacaaggacacgttccgcaccagagtggtacggcaaccctgtcatggaaatcatgttgttggacaacggtgaaccttcgaactatgaagaagcaatggcgggcccagattccaacaaatggcttgaagccatgcaatctgagataggatccatgtatgaaaacaaagtatggactttgacagacttgcccgatgatcggcgagcgatagaaaataaatggatctttaagaagaagacggacgcggatggaaatgttaccatctataaagctcgtcttgtcgctaagggttatcgacaagttcaaggagttgactacgatgagaccttctcacccgtagcgaagctgaagtccgtccgaatcatgttagcaattgccgcattctacaattatgaaatatggcaaatggacgtcaaaacggcattccttaacggcttccttaaggaagaattgtatatgatgcagccggaaggttttgtcgatcctaagaatgctgacaaggtatgcaagctccaacgctcaatctatgggctggtgcaggcatctcggagttggaacattcgctttgatgagatgatcaaagcgtttgggtttacacagacttatggagaagcctgtgtttacaagaaagtgagtgggagctctgtagcatttctcatattatatgtggatgacatattattgatgggaaatgatatagaattcttggaaagcataaaggcctacttgaataagtgtttttcaatgaaggaccttggagaagctgcttacatattaggcatcaagatctataaagatagatcgagacgcctcataggtctttcacaaagcacataccttgataagatattgaagaagttcaatatggatcagtccaagaaggggttcttgcctgtattgcaaggtgtgagattgagcacggctcaatgcccgaccacagcagaagataaagaaaatatgagtgtcatcccctatgccttggccatagagtctattatgtatgccatgttgtgtaccagacctgatgtaaaccttgccgtaagtttggtaggaaggtaccaaagtaatcccagcatggaacactggacagcggtcaagaacaccctgaagtacctgaaaaggactaagtatatgtttctcgtttatggaggtgacgaagagctcgtcgtaaagggttatgtcgatgctagcttcgacacagatctggatgactctaagtcacaaaccgaatatattttgaatggtggggcactcagctggtgcagttgcaagcaaagcgtcgtggcgggatctacatgtgaagcagagtacatggcagcctcggaggcagcacatgaagcaatctggatgaaggagttcattgccgacctaggagttattcccaatgcatcggggccgatgactctcttctgtgacaacactggagctattgcccttgccaaggagcccaggtttcacaagaagaccaagcacatcaagcgtcgcttcaactccattcgtgaaaatgttcaaaatggagacatagatatttgtaaagtgcatacggatctgaatgtcacagatccgttgactaaacctcttccacgggcgaaacatgatcaacaccagaactctatgggtgtacgattcatcacaatgtaactagattattgactctagtgcaagtgggagactgttggaaatatgccctagaggcaataataaaatggttattattatatttccttgttcatgataattgtctattgttcatgctataattgtgttatccggaaatcgtaatacatgtgtgaacacatagaccataacatgtccctagtgagcctctagttgactagctcgttgatcaatagatggttacggtttcctgaccatggacattggatgtcattgataacgggatcacatcattaggagaatgatgtgatggacaagacccaatcctaagcatagcactagatcgtgtagttcgtttgctaaagcttttctaatgtcaagtatcatttccttagaccatgagatcgtgcaactcccggataccgtaggaatgctttgggtgtaccaaacgtcacaaggtaactgggtggctataaaggtgcactacaggtatctccgaaagtgtctgttgggttggcacggatcgagactgggatttgtcactccgtatgacggagaggtatctctgggcccactcggtattgcatcatcataatgagctcaatgtgactaagtagttagtcacgggatcatgcattacggaatgagtaaagtgacttgccggtaacgagattgaacgaggtattgggataccgacgatcgaatctcgggcaagtaatgtaccgattgacaaagggaattgtatacaggattgcttgaatcctcgacatcgtggttcatccgatgagattatcgtggagcatgtgggagccaacatgggtatccagatcccgctgttggttattgaccggagagttgtctcggtcatgtctacgtgtctcccgaacccgtagggtctacacacttaaggttcggtgacgctagagttgtagagatattagtatgcggttaaccaaaagttgttcggagtcccggatgagatcccggacgtcacgaggagttccggaatggtccggagataaagatttatatataggaagtccagtttcggccatcgggagagtttcgggggtcaccggtattgatccgggaccaccggaagggtcccgggggtccacctatcccggagggccccatgggctgaagtggagtgggaaccagcccctggtgggctggtgcgccccaaccaagggcccaaggcgcctagggttggaaaccctagggggccgttgccccccgagggggcatgcgtcCCCCTgtttggaaaccctaagggggtcgttgccccccgaggggccgccacCCCGGGGGCCGccacccccctctagatgggatctccaaggggggcacatatatatagtggggggagggagggcagccgcaccctaagccctggcgcccccctcttcctcccgtgacacctcttcctcctccagtagcgcttggcgaagccctgctggaatcccgctgcttccaccaccacgccgtcgtgctgctggatctccatcaacttctccttcccctttgctggatcaagaaggaggagacgtctccgctccatacgtgtgttgaacgcggaggtgccgtctgttcggcgctaggatcatcggtgatttgaatcacgacgagtacgactccatcaaccccgttctcttgaacgcttccgctcgcgatctacaagggtatgtagatgcactcctctctctctcgttgctagatgactccatagattgatcttggtgatgcgtagaaaatttttaaatttctgcaacgatccctaACAGAAACTTGCCCGATGCTGCTCAAATTTGGGCAGGAGCGAGCGGGTTTGACGGGTAACTGTTTCAATTATAAAGGATAAAGTTTTTGAGAAAAAGACTAATTATGGATTAACTCTTCAATTAATACTCATAGCACTATTGTGAGAACAATACTCCCCCCTCAACAGTAGAGACTAGAGAAAGACAAAAAAAAGGGCGAAACCATCGTGAATCCCTCTTCCTCGCCGTCGAGGGCGTGGATCCCGGCCTCCTCCGCTCGCTTTGACGGCTGGGGGAGGTGGGGGGGGTCCCGTTTCTCTATGTCAGGAGTGTAGATATGGTAGGTTTAGTGGCCGTCGGCGTCGATTTGGTCAGGGTTTTGACGCCGCTCTAGAGAAATAAATCCGTCGCCCTTCCTCTCCCTTGCCGATGCAGGCGGTGCCGGCGGTGTCGGCATGTGGGTGGCGTGGTCTTCGCACTGATCTGTGGATCCAACGGTGGCTCAGCTCCCTTCCCCCCGTCGATTGCAGCTGTGGATTGAAGGGGGATTTTGCTCCTCGAAGATCTAAAGATCTTGCGAGTTCTGGTGTTCTCTGGCTAGTCGGTGCGGCGAAGGCGATTCTGCGTAGTGAGTACTATCCCCGTTCCCCTGTACCGGTGCACTCGCCGTCGATGGTGCATGGGCTGGGTCCAGGTGTGATGTAGGGGACGGATCCCCGGTTTGTGGTGATCATTTGACGACGCCAGCCTTCTCTCCGGTGTGCTGGTCACTTGTGCCTGAAGCTGGCATACTTCCCGGTCGACACATTCATCTTTAAAAGGATGCTTGTTTTTTTGGACTATTAACATGATGCTTGCTCCGGCTATGGAGTGGCGATGGTAACGACGCGTCTGCAACTCGCTCCGGTGAGAATAGTCTGCGATGAGTCATATGAGGACCTAGTTGTAATTTTATTTACTTCTTGGATCCCTTGTACTACTGGTGAATCTTCAATATAATCCGGAGGTCTTTTCACACAAAAAAAAAGAGAACAACTCTTCAAACCAGGGAAAAATAATGTTGAGATGCTCGTAGGAGCGTGTCAGCCGTAGAATTACGATCAGTCTCTTTTCttacgcaagcgctcatatatactcCCCCCTCCCCCGAtcaccttcgagagactgaaccgacatatcatcttgagattttatgaagcaCAGGATAAAATGCGAGCACCAGAATATGGACCCGATGGGCTGAAAATACCACTGTCCATCTAACCATTCAGTCACACGTTGGTTCGCACGATTAATCTCTTTTTGCTGCCTTGGAGTCGGAGGAGAGCCGATCGACTTGGTTTCTACCCAACGCGTGAGGTTTTTGCTTGCCAGCCAAAGTTACTTTTCATTATTTCATTTCCTGCCTAGCGATTTATTACTCCACACTACCACTAGTATACTTTTCCTTAAAGCTAAAGCGATTCTAAAATGGCATGATTGCACAACATAACATTCAAACCGAACAAGTCGCTGGCTGCTTCAACGGCTCTGCTCCTGGGTCAAGACGGACTCGATGGTCATGCATGTAAACGAGTGAGCGCAGACGCACCGAACGTGCAGCTTCGGCGAACTTTGAATCACGTCGAGACTCACCTTCCTTTTTCTGAGAAAATCGCGTCGAAACTTGCCTGATGGGGCAGATCGATCGGCCTGAAAAGCCCATTGACAGCTCAGAAAATGCTAAATGCCGTGTCCTCCACTCGCTCGCTCCCGgaagattgattgattgattggtgGCCATTTTTAGTTCCTGATGACAAATTCGACCAAAGCCACACTCTACTTTGCATCTTGATAGTATCGTTCTAGACTTCCAGTGGGATGTTTCTCGTGAGCCCAACCAAATCTGGCCTCGAGAAGCGCGGGCACCAACTGTGAATTCGGGAGTAGTTGAAGGGAgtacttttttttttttgaaataaaaatgCAGTACTATTTCGCCCCCAACGGAATGTGTTTTCCGATGGAGACACCCACGCGAATCCACCCGGCAAGATAAAAAGCGTTACTAGTAGTAGCAAAAACTGGAGCACAGTCCACGCGCTCCAGGTGGTGGAGCTGGTCACTCGTTGTCGTTGTCTCATAGCAGGCGTCGCTCACCCGGGGGAGTACTAGTATTTAGCAGGAGCGGGGGGTGGGGCGGGGGGTGGAGAGAAAGCAACGGCTGCCGTCCCCTGCCTGCCACTCAACTGCAACTCAACCAGTCAGTCGCCATTACTCTTGTTTCTCATCACCCACCGCGAGCGCGAAGCAGGAGGAGCGGAGGAGCAGCACCATGCTGGGGCATCTGGTCGGGCTGGTGAAGGTGCGGGTGACGCGCGGGGTGAACCTCGCCATCCGCGACCTCCGCTCCAGCGACCCCTACGTCGTCGTCCGCATGGGCAAGCAGGTTCGTTCCGTCTcggtctcgagctcctctcttttCCCCTTCTCTCGCTGTGCAGATGCACCGTCGATCTGCCCGTCGATTCCGCGAATTTTAGTcctcttttggaaagaattaatcGCCTCTCCGCGGTCCCCGTTCTGGAGTGTTCTCCTCCTGATTATTCTCGCCCGCTGTAATATTTCGCAGAAGCTGAAGACGCGAGTGGTGAGAAAGAGCATCAATCCGGAGTGGAACGACGAGCTGACCCTCTCCATCGAAGATCCCACCATTCCTGTCAAACTGGTATGCGTTCCATTCTctttcccccttttccctctctCGTGCCTCAGCAATTCAACTGATTTTTGGGAAAATTTCCTAGTAAATCGAATCGTGAAACGCAATCAATTTTCTCCctgcaaaaaagagagagaaagaaaaataaTGTGATGCCTTTGCGCAAAAGGAAAGGAAGGTGAACATTCTGGAAACGCGGGGTACAGTACAGACAAGCAGATGGTAACTGGCTGAGAGACAGCTGCCTGACAACCCattgcttcttgttcttcttcaggacgtgTTCGACAAGGACACATTCTTCGACGACCCGATGGGCAACGCGGAGCTGGACATCGGGCCGCTGGTGGAGGCCGCGACGATGAGGATCCAGCTGCAGGGCGTCGCCGACAACTCGGTTGTCAAGAAGCTGGTGCCCAACCGGCAGAACTGCCTCGCGGAGGAGAGCGCCATATACCTGTCCGAGGGCACGGTGAAGCAGGACGTGGTGCTCAGGCTCAGGAACGTGGAGTGCGGGGAGGTCGAGCTGCAGCTCCAGTGGATCGACATCCCCGGCTCCAAGGGCGCATCAGGCTTTTAAATTCCATAATTAGCTCTGCACTCTCTGCTGCCTGCAGAGTTCTTTCTCAAGTGAAAAGCTGGGGTAAATTATGTTTAGAATCGAAGCTTAAGCTAGGATTTAGATGTTGCGATAGTATGGCCGCCGTCAGTGTGGTCGAACTTCCTAAGACGGACCGAAGAAAGAAAGAGCTGATGGCAGGGGCGTAAAGCGCGTAAGGATTCCATCCTCCTTGCTTGATGTGCTCTGCATCTGCAATCCGGAGAGCAAAGGCTACAATGTGCTGATCAGTCTTGGCATTTCCGAACCTTGGTTGCCGATGCTAGTCAGTCGGTGACGGGTGATTAATCGCAGTTGCAGGATCGAAGAGTAGGTCTGGTTTCTAAAGGAGAATTTCCTTTTGTTTCAGGGAAATTTCTGCGGTGATCTTGATTTGCAGCGCGTAACGATATGCAACTTGTGTGTTTAGACGCGTAATGCTCACAGACTTGAACACCGTCTTGACTTGCTCGTCAGACCATGCTtgcatattactccctctgtaaactaatatcaGATCATTTAAATCATTAAAGTAGTGGTCTAAACAATCTTATTTAGATGTTATAATTATGCATACGAAATTACTGTCCACAGACGCTTTGCGGGACGATTTTCACAAGACCTTGTGATCGATGGGTACGGCCCACGTGAACCAAGGTGAAATCAGGCACATCCCATCGTTTGTGTAGCAGTTCTTAGCAGTTCTCTTATGCATATGTAATTCAGAACTCAGACCATTACGAAAAGTAGGCATGAGATTGAAGACTACATTTCTTAAAGAGGATTCAGGGTTCATAGATCAACGCATATACTGTATTCTCGTGGTACGACTGTTGGTGTTCTTCTCATCATGCATTAAACCAGAATAGTACAATGATGGCAAAACCCGCTGAGGTCGTCGAATCTTGAACTTCGCGCCATGGCCAATCCGGCCTCCCCTGCCATGGACGCTCGGACCTCCCCCTTCGTTTTATATTAGAACCGGGTTACACATGAAGGCTGAAACATGTAGCCTTTCACATACAGCAAGTACAATTGTAGCCTTATACACATATCAACAACAATTTTAACATACTCCACGTTGGCAGTTTGAACTTGAGTCTTCTCTTGATGCTCACCCACatgtgttagaataaatccgaggcataccgttgatcatccgaggactaagcaatcacacgagcacgacaccgagatttgttaacaaggttcaccgatatggctacatccccggggcttgactacgggcgctcctcctcgtgacaccgtcacaataccgcacaccggccacccgggcgccggcacacgccgccggctcccccttgcgcgcctgtgctattatgttggcataggttacatcgtgtgtctagccccgctatatatgagaggcctaggatacaagtgtcctattaggacacgactccatatcctatctaaacgcaatactactcagagtccaactgtaacctaccttatacacaatgttcgacacaactctaacaaactccaccttgacgaatattctccaccaccttgaattcggcgtcaaacttccatgtacattgaacttgagcttatcccatgagtaccgctgctactccaaagactccacctacaacttgtagtcccttcttttcttgaccacagtcaacactcgagcaaaatcaagttccacattactctagtttgcgctcccaactttcagagtatcagtccaacgccatcacacactgatcactgacctgcgtgaaagtgaacatctcacatattgggtgtcccacataagagttacctgaactcaacatcaccgctcctttcttgaccgcctgtctgaaacttgaagaaatttcaccgctacttgtagtcatcccgaatcaaattcgcagttgtctcaccacatgtatgaccaccagagccctggcccgtctccatgtcctgTGCATGCCGCACGCCTCACCGCTATtatcgcgtcgagcctccgctgtcccggtcgagtctcaagggtcgcgaacccacaccactcaacccccactgcagagtaccaatggtcatcaccgaccgatgacgagtttcacgcttccatcagaccactgggctccagtccgaattaCGTGCCACTTGcttttcccgctgaataggcttcgattctctggatccttTCACCATAGCCTCTCAAtctagctccaccttcaacatgactccatggtagatgatcagtccaccctcgcgccccgtcgacttcaagctccgtgtgtacatcaccttgaatcaaccccgcaccatagtcttgtcgaagccacacaagcactCGGGCctgtgccacgtgtttccacgcctagaagtcggtcaccatcagcatcacacacctatgtcgtcgtcgccgattCCACCACCATCTTCTGTACCAATCGACttccgtcgatccgtcagactgtccaGGCCAACTGCCCTATGTGTCTGACCTGAGCCGAACTGTCCTGACTGCAACCATCTGCAACTCCTCAAAGCTCTCATCATCCGTCTTAACTGGCTTGACATCTTGCAATGCCTTCAAGCATCCTTGTTGTGCCAACAAAATTTTCACCTTTGTCTGCCGTAACCCAAAGTTTTTAGTTCCGTCGAAcgtctccacctcaaacctggtacccATTGGCTCCATGGTTCTTTGTACAGCTGCCTGTGAAAAAATACCGAGCACTCTTTTCGTGATCCCCAAGTACACCAAGTATACTAGTTGCAAATCCAACATGATAGCGTCTGGTCTTCACGTGAAGTAGCTCTCTTGCACAAGTTCAAATGCTAGCTTTGCATGCCCAAGTCCTTGCCTTCCCACGTGCTGCATAACACACGACGGATGCTTTCCTTTTGAAGTCTTGAAGTTGCATGTCTACGTCTGGGCCACCAGGAGAACACATCTCCCACGATTGAGTGGTTCCACCTTGTACGTAAAACACGGAGGGGCGATTGAGGTGATCGTCTTgaacgctagggttagggttttgcgAGCGGTGGTGGTGTGGATCTCGGTAGCACGGGAGGAGACGGCGGCGGATCTGAACGTGCTGGAACCGGAGTGAGAACCTCCCGACGAGGGGGCAACCATGGCGGATAGGAGAAGAGACGGCGAAGCAACGCCgagagcggcgacggcggcgggcggacCTGTGTTGGCGGCAGGAACGAAAGCTCAGAAGACGGCGGCTACACCAAGGGCGCCGACGGTGAAGGAGTCGAAGACACCTGCGACGGGGACGCCACTGGGCTCCCAGAGCAGGCACGCCTCTGTGTCGCCGGGTCTGACGACCAGATTGGGTGGACTGGTCTTGACGGAGAAGGAAGCGGGTGGCTTTGTATTCAAGGAGCCTGAACATGAGCATGCTAGGCCGGCGAAGTGGTCGGCGATTGGGAAAGCGTTTACCCCTTGTCTGATGAACAAAGTTGCTTTGGAGAAGTCGATGTCGAGGGCTTGGGGCCTGCATAGAGAGGCGCAGTTCAAGGTAATTGGGAGGAACCTGTTTGCAGTGTCGTTTGGGAGCGAGGGAGACTGGAAACATGCACTGAACAACGGCCCGTGGCAATATGATTTTAATGTGCTGGTGCTCAAGGACTATGATGGAGCAACCAGACCATCGGAGATGAGGTTTGAAGCGGTGGACGTTTGGGTAAGGGTTGAAGATCTCCCCTTGGATAGGCGGACGAAGGAGTTTGGGGAAGCACTAGGGAATTGGTTGGGCAAAATTGTGAGGGTGGACGTGGAAAAAGTTGGGTTTGCAAAAGGGTCTGAACTGAGGTTTAGGGTTAAGCTACCAGTGTTCGAGCCATTGGTGAGGGGGTTCTACCTGAAGAAAACTGAAGATGATGTAGAGAAAACCCGGTTCGACTTTAAGTACGAAAAGATCCCACACTTCTGTTTCGACTGTGGAAGACTGGTCCACGGTGACAAGGGCTGTGTGCCGGCGGCGGACCCTGATCAGCAATGGGGAGAATGGCTTCGGGCATCCCCAGGTCGTTCATGGGGGACAAAAGATGCATCACTCAGGGGGCCCTCGGGCAGTGCAAATAGCTATGGGAGTGTCAGGTCAAGTGAGGGAGATCAGAGGAGGAGGAAATCGGGTACTGTGCGCGATCTACCTACGAAAAGAAACCTGCAGAATGAGTTCACTACACCGGCTGCATCTCGCACTGGCGAGGTTGGCGAGCGGGAGCATGAGGGATCTGGTGCCCACAATCAGCAAATGCATGGGGGTCCGACGATCCGCGAAAGGGATCTGCAGGATGAGATTGAGCAGAAGAGAGAAAGAGATATGAGGTCGGAGCTCCGACAGAGGCAACAGGAGAAGCAAGCTGAACTGAGGAGCAGGTACAAGCAGTATGGCACACGGGACCATGGGGAAGCTAGATCATCAAGCCAAGTCAGTGGGAGGGAGCGCAGGCAAGGGTATTACGTGAGGAAACCGAGGCCAGAGCACTATGTGGAAAGGCGAACTCCAAATAGTCCCAAGACATTTTGCTCAGATGGAGAGGAAAAGGAGACCGAAACAACACTGGGTAGCTAAGGGTGATCTGGATAGACAGGTGGGAATTGATACTTTTGTTCGAGACACGAGGCAGAAAACCGCGTCTGTGTTTGATCGTATTGAAGAGAACAATGGTTCCTCGGCGGACCCTCCCAGGACGGAGGGCCGCAGGGAGCAATG
This region of Triticum aestivum cultivar Chinese Spring chromosome 2D, IWGSC CS RefSeq v2.1, whole genome shotgun sequence genomic DNA includes:
- the LOC123054848 gene encoding GTPase activating protein 1; protein product: MLGHLVGLVKVRVTRGVNLAIRDLRSSDPYVVVRMGKQKLKTRVVRKSINPEWNDELTLSIEDPTIPVKLDVFDKDTFFDDPMGNAELDIGPLVEAATMRIQLQGVADNSVVKKLVPNRQNCLAEESAIYLSEGTVKQDVVLRLRNVECGEVELQLQWIDIPGSKGASGF